In a single window of the Erinaceus europaeus chromosome 21, mEriEur2.1, whole genome shotgun sequence genome:
- the KLHL40 gene encoding kelch-like protein 40: MALGLEQAEEQRLYQQTLLQDGLKDMLDHGKFLDCVVRVGEREFPCHRLVLAACSPYFRARFLAESEHAGELRLEEVSADVVAQVLHYLYTSEIALDERSVQELFAAAHRLQIPSIFTICVSFLQKRLCLANCLAVLRLGLLLDCARLAVAARDFVCARFPLVARDADFLGLSADELIAIISSDGLNVETEEEVFEAVMRWAEAGDAEAQAERGRALPTVFESVRCRLLPRAFLQQRVERHPLVRAQPELLRRLRLVQDAHEGRLTVLRRKKQGRGPGGQERPGAGAAAGEKEEKEEEEERADEERVLPGILNDTLRFGMFLQDLILMVSEQGAVAYDPAANECYCASLSTQVPKNHVSLVTKENQVFVAGGLFYNEDNKEDPMSAYFLQFDHLDSEWLGMPPLPSPRCLFGLGEALNSIYVVGGRELKDGELSLDSVMCYDRLSFKWGESDPLPYAVYGHMVLSHMDLVYVIGGKGSDRKCLNKMCVYDPKKFEWKELAPMQTARSLFGATIHDGRIFVAAGVTDTGLTSSTEVYNIADNKWAPFEAFPQERSSLSLVSLTGVLYAIGGFATLETESGELVPTELNDVWRYNEDEKKWEGVLREIAYAAGATFVPVRLNVLRLTKM, encoded by the exons ATGGCGCTGGGCTTGGAGCAGGCGGAGGAGCAGCGGCTGTACCAGCAGACGCTGCTGCAGGACGGGCTCAAGGACATGCTGGACCACGGCAAGTTCCTGGACTGCGTGGTGCGCGTGGGCGAGCGGGAGTTCCCGTGCCACCGCCTGGTGCTGGCGGCCTGCAGCCCCTACTTCCGCGCGCGCTTCCTGGCCGAGTCCGAGCACGCCGGCGAGCTGCGGCTGGAGGAGGTGTCGGCCGACGTGGTGGCCCAGGTGCTGCACTACCTGTACACGTCGGAGATCGCGCTGGACGAGCGGAGCGTGCAGGAGCTGTTCGCCGCGGCGCACCGCCTGCAGATCCCGTCCATCTTCACCATCTGCGTGTCCTTCCTGCAGAAGCGCCTGTGCCTCGCCAACTGCCTGGCGGTGCTGCGCCTCGGCCTCCTGCTTGACTGCGCGCGCCTGGCGGTGGCGGCCCGCGACTTCGTCTGCGCGCGCTTCCCGCTCGTGGCGCGCGACGCCGACTTCCTGGGGCTGTCGGCCGACGAGCTCATCGCCATCATCTCCAGCGACGGCCTCAACGTGGAGACGGAGGAGGAGGTGTTCGAGGCGGTGATGCGCTGGGCGGAGGCGGGCGACGCCGAGGCGCAGGCGGAGCGCGGGCGCGCGCTGCCCACCGTGTTCGAGAGCGTGCGGTGCCGCCTGCTGCCCCGCGCCTTCCTGCAGCAGCGCGTGGAGCGCCACCCGCTCGTGCGCGCACAGCCCGAGCTGCTGCGCCGCCTGCGGCTGGTCCAGGACGCGCACGAGGGCCGCCTGACCGTGCTGCGCAGGAAGAAGCAGGGCCGCGGGCCCGGGGGGCAGGAGCGGCCGGGGGCCGGGGCCGCGGccggggagaaggaggagaaggaggaggaggaggagcgcgCCGATGAGGAGCGCGTCCTCCCCGGGATCCTCAACGACACGCTGCGCTTCGGCATGTTCCTGCAGGACCTCATCTTGATGGTCAGCGAGCAGGGCGCCGTGGCCTACGACCCCGCGGCCAACGAGTGCTACTGTGCTTCCCTCTCCACCCAGGTCCCCAAAAACCACGTCAGCCTGGTGACCAAGGAGAACCAGGTCTTCGTGGCCGGGGGCCTGTTctacaacgaggacaacaaagaGGACCCCATGAGTGCTTACTTTCTGCAG TTCGACCACCTGGACTCAGAGTGGCTGGGGATGCCACCTCTCCCTTCTCCACGCTGCCTCTTTGGCTTGGGAGAGGCTCTCAACTCCATCTATGTGGTCGGCGGCCGAGAGCTCAAGGATGGCGAGCTCAGCCTGGACTCGGTCATGTGCTACGACAGGCT GTCATTCAAATGGGGTGAGTCAGACCCCCTGCCTTATGCTGTGTATGGCCACATGGTGCTGTCACACATGGACCTTGTCTACGTCATTGGAGGCAAAGGCAGCGACAG GAAGTGCCTTAACAAGATGTGTGTGTATGACCCTAAGAAGTTCGAGTGGAAGGAGCTGGCACCCATGCAGACTGCCCGCTCACTCTTTGGGGCGACCATCCACGATGGCCGAATTTTTGTGGCTGCTGGAGTCACAGACACGGGGCTGACCAGTTCCACCGAGGTGTACAACATCGCGGACAACAA GTGGGCACCCTTCGAGGCCTTCCCACAGGAGCGAAGCTCACTCAGCCTGGTCAGCCTGACGGGCGTCCTCTATGCCATTGGTGGCTTTGCCACCCTGGAGACCGAGTCTGGGGAACTGGTTCCTACAGAGCTCAATGACGTCTGGAG gTACAACGAGGATGAAAAGAAGTGGGAAGGGGTCCTGCGAGAGATTGCCTACGCCGCAGGGGCCACCTTTGTCCCCGTGCGGCTCAACGTGTTGCGTCTGACCAAGATGTGA
- the ZBTB47 gene encoding zinc finger and BTB domain-containing protein 47 isoform X2, giving the protein MGRLNEQRLFQPDLCDVDLVLVPQRSVFPAHKGVLAAYSQFFHSLFTQNKQLQRVELSLEALAPSGLQQILNFIYTSKLLVNSANVHEVLSAASLLQMADIAASCQELLDARSLGPPGPGTVALTQPTAGCTPPYYCDIKQEADAPGLPKIFAREGPDPYSVRVEDGGTVPAAAGPAQPFFKEEKEGGVDEAEAGGAPASLCKLEGGEGLGEELGGSGTYSRREQSQIIVEVNLNNQTLHVSTGPEGKPGAAANPATVVLGREDGLQRHSEEEEEEEEEEEEEEEGGGSGGEEEEEEEEGGGSGGEEEEEEEEEGGGSGEEEEEESHSEQGQESEGEGEAGAQQGPAGPGGSRSGLSDPPPHSRMATRSGENAQRPGPPEPEESGRRGGKRPKAAPGVAAAPARGPQAADGLGPKVKLEEKQHHPCQKCPRVFNNRWYLEKHMNVTHSRMQICDQCGKRFLLESELLLHRQTDCERNIQCVTCGKAFKKLWSLHEHNKIVHGYAEKKFSCEICEKKFYTMAHVRKHMVAHTKDMPFTCETCGKSFKRSMSLKVHSLQHSGEKPFRCENCNERFQYKYQLRSHMSIHIGHKQFMCQWCGKDFNMKQYFDEHMKTHTGEKPYICEICGKSFTSRPNMKRHRRTHTGEKPYPCDVCGQRFRFSNMLKAHKEKCFRVSLPLDGPAPAAPAAALPLLPGPAPAPAPAPPPHLPPPPPLFPAGGRLGADH; this is encoded by the exons ATGGGCCGCCTGAATGAGCAGCGCCTCTTCCAGCCTGACCTCTGCGACGTGGACCTGGTGCTGGTGCCCCAGCGCAGCGTCTTCCCAGCACACAAAGGGGTGCTGGCCGCCTACAGCCAGTTCTTCCACTCGCTCTTCACCCAGAACAAGCAGCTGCAGCGTGTGGAGCTCTCACTGGAGGCGCTGGCCCCCAGCGGCCTGCAGCAGATCCTCAACTTCATCTACACGTCCAAGCTGCTGGTCAACTCAGCCAACGTCCACGAGGTGCTGAGTGCTGCCTCGCTCCTGCAGATGGCTGACATCGCCGCATCCTGCCAGGAGCTGCTGGACGCCCGCTCCCTGGGGCCACCGGGGCCCGGCACCGTGGCCCTGACCCAGCCGACCGCAGGCTGCACCCCACCCTACTACTGTGACATCAAGCAGGAGGCTGACGCTCCGGGCCTGCCCAAGATCTTCGCTCGAGAGGGCCCTGACCCCTACTCGGTGCGTGTAGAGGACGGTGGCACCGTGCCTGCTGCCGCTGGGCCAGCCCAGCCTTTCttcaaagaggagaaggagggcggCGTGGACGAGGCTGAGGCTGGTGGGGCCCCGGCCAGCTTGTGCAAGCTGGAGGGCGGGGAGGGGTTGGGGGAAGAGCTTGGGGGTTCTGGCACATACAGCCGCCGGGAGCAGTCCCAGATCATCGTGGAGGTGAACCTCAACAACCAGACACTTCACGTGTCCACGGGCCCCgaggggaagccgggggctgcTGCCAACCCAGCCACCGTGGTGCTGGGCAGGGAGGACGGGCTGCAGAGACActcggaggaggaggaagaggaggaggaagaggaggaagaagaggaggaggggggtggcagtggaggggaagaggaggaagaagaggaggagggtggtggtagtggaggggaagaggaggaggaagaggaggaggaggggggtggcagtggggaggaagaagaggaggaaagtcACAGTGAGCAGGGTCAAGAGagcgagggggagggggaggcggggGCCCAGCAGGGGCCAGCAGGACCCGGGGGGAGCCGGAGCGGCCTGTCGGACCCCCCTCCCCACAGTCGAATGGCCACGAGGTCCGGGGAGAACGCCCAGCGCCCGGGTCCCCCAGAGCCGGAGGAGAGTGGGCGTCGGGGCGGGAAGCGGCCAAAGGCGGCTCCCGGGGTGGCCGCTGCACCTGCTCGGGGGCCGCAGGCCGCTGACGGACTAGGGCCCAAGGTGAAGCTGGAGGAGAAGCAGCACCACCCGTGCCAGAAGTGCCCTCGAGTGTTCAACAACCGCTGGTACCTGGAGAAACACATGAACGTGACCCACAGCCGCATGCAGATCTGCGACCAGTGTGGCAAGCGCTTCCTGCTGGAAAGCGAGCTGCTGCTGCACCGGCAGACGGACTGCGAACGCAACATCCAG TGTGTCACATGTGGCAAAGCTTTTAAGAAGCTCTGGTCCCTCCACGAACACAACAAGATCGTGCACGGCTATGCAGAGAAGAAGTTCTCATGTGAGATCTGTGAAAAGAAGTTCTACACCATGGCTCACGTGCGCAAGCATATGGTTG CCCATACCAAGGACATGCCCTTCACCTGTGAGACCTGTGGGAAGTCCTTCAAGCGCAGCATGTCTCTCAAGGTGCACTCGCTGCAGCACTCTGGCGAGAAGCCCTTCAGATGTGAG aACTGCAACGAGCGCTTCCAGTACAAGTACCAGCTGCGGTCACACATGAGCATCCACATTGGCCACAAACAGTTCATGTGCCAGTGGTGCGGCAAGGACTTCAACATGAAGCAGTACTTCGACGAGCACATGAAAACTCACACAG GGGAGAAGCCGTACATCTGCGAGATCTGCGGCAAGAGCTTCACCAGCCGGCCCAACATGAAGCGGCACCGACGCACGCACACCGGCGAGAAGCCCTACCCCTGCGACGTGTGCGGCCAGCGCTTCCGCTTCTCCAACATGCTCAAGGCGCACAAGGAGAAGTGCTTCCGCGTCAGCCTCCCGCTGGACGGCCCGGCCCCCGCCGCCCCTGCCGCCGCCCTGCCCCTGCTTCCCGGCCCGgcgcccgcccccgcccccgccccgccgccgcacctgccgccgccgcccccgctcTTCCCCGCGGGCGGGAGGCTGGGCGCAGACCACTAG
- the ZBTB47 gene encoding zinc finger and BTB domain-containing protein 47 isoform X1 codes for MLLVEKTTDTPAAEFSLVEDVALHFACLMGRLNEQRLFQPDLCDVDLVLVPQRSVFPAHKGVLAAYSQFFHSLFTQNKQLQRVELSLEALAPSGLQQILNFIYTSKLLVNSANVHEVLSAASLLQMADIAASCQELLDARSLGPPGPGTVALTQPTAGCTPPYYCDIKQEADAPGLPKIFAREGPDPYSVRVEDGGTVPAAAGPAQPFFKEEKEGGVDEAEAGGAPASLCKLEGGEGLGEELGGSGTYSRREQSQIIVEVNLNNQTLHVSTGPEGKPGAAANPATVVLGREDGLQRHSEEEEEEEEEEEEEEEGGGSGGEEEEEEEEGGGSGGEEEEEEEEEGGGSGEEEEEESHSEQGQESEGEGEAGAQQGPAGPGGSRSGLSDPPPHSRMATRSGENAQRPGPPEPEESGRRGGKRPKAAPGVAAAPARGPQAADGLGPKVKLEEKQHHPCQKCPRVFNNRWYLEKHMNVTHSRMQICDQCGKRFLLESELLLHRQTDCERNIQCVTCGKAFKKLWSLHEHNKIVHGYAEKKFSCEICEKKFYTMAHVRKHMVAHTKDMPFTCETCGKSFKRSMSLKVHSLQHSGEKPFRCENCNERFQYKYQLRSHMSIHIGHKQFMCQWCGKDFNMKQYFDEHMKTHTGEKPYICEICGKSFTSRPNMKRHRRTHTGEKPYPCDVCGQRFRFSNMLKAHKEKCFRVSLPLDGPAPAAPAAALPLLPGPAPAPAPAPPPHLPPPPPLFPAGGRLGADH; via the exons TTGCTGGTTGAGAAGACCACCGACACTCCGGCGGCCGAGTTCTCGCTGGTGGAGGACGTAGCACTGCACTTCGCCTGCTTGATGGGCCGCCTGAATGAGCAGCGCCTCTTCCAGCCTGACCTCTGCGACGTGGACCTGGTGCTGGTGCCCCAGCGCAGCGTCTTCCCAGCACACAAAGGGGTGCTGGCCGCCTACAGCCAGTTCTTCCACTCGCTCTTCACCCAGAACAAGCAGCTGCAGCGTGTGGAGCTCTCACTGGAGGCGCTGGCCCCCAGCGGCCTGCAGCAGATCCTCAACTTCATCTACACGTCCAAGCTGCTGGTCAACTCAGCCAACGTCCACGAGGTGCTGAGTGCTGCCTCGCTCCTGCAGATGGCTGACATCGCCGCATCCTGCCAGGAGCTGCTGGACGCCCGCTCCCTGGGGCCACCGGGGCCCGGCACCGTGGCCCTGACCCAGCCGACCGCAGGCTGCACCCCACCCTACTACTGTGACATCAAGCAGGAGGCTGACGCTCCGGGCCTGCCCAAGATCTTCGCTCGAGAGGGCCCTGACCCCTACTCGGTGCGTGTAGAGGACGGTGGCACCGTGCCTGCTGCCGCTGGGCCAGCCCAGCCTTTCttcaaagaggagaaggagggcggCGTGGACGAGGCTGAGGCTGGTGGGGCCCCGGCCAGCTTGTGCAAGCTGGAGGGCGGGGAGGGGTTGGGGGAAGAGCTTGGGGGTTCTGGCACATACAGCCGCCGGGAGCAGTCCCAGATCATCGTGGAGGTGAACCTCAACAACCAGACACTTCACGTGTCCACGGGCCCCgaggggaagccgggggctgcTGCCAACCCAGCCACCGTGGTGCTGGGCAGGGAGGACGGGCTGCAGAGACActcggaggaggaggaagaggaggaggaagaggaggaagaagaggaggaggggggtggcagtggaggggaagaggaggaagaagaggaggagggtggtggtagtggaggggaagaggaggaggaagaggaggaggaggggggtggcagtggggaggaagaagaggaggaaagtcACAGTGAGCAGGGTCAAGAGagcgagggggagggggaggcggggGCCCAGCAGGGGCCAGCAGGACCCGGGGGGAGCCGGAGCGGCCTGTCGGACCCCCCTCCCCACAGTCGAATGGCCACGAGGTCCGGGGAGAACGCCCAGCGCCCGGGTCCCCCAGAGCCGGAGGAGAGTGGGCGTCGGGGCGGGAAGCGGCCAAAGGCGGCTCCCGGGGTGGCCGCTGCACCTGCTCGGGGGCCGCAGGCCGCTGACGGACTAGGGCCCAAGGTGAAGCTGGAGGAGAAGCAGCACCACCCGTGCCAGAAGTGCCCTCGAGTGTTCAACAACCGCTGGTACCTGGAGAAACACATGAACGTGACCCACAGCCGCATGCAGATCTGCGACCAGTGTGGCAAGCGCTTCCTGCTGGAAAGCGAGCTGCTGCTGCACCGGCAGACGGACTGCGAACGCAACATCCAG TGTGTCACATGTGGCAAAGCTTTTAAGAAGCTCTGGTCCCTCCACGAACACAACAAGATCGTGCACGGCTATGCAGAGAAGAAGTTCTCATGTGAGATCTGTGAAAAGAAGTTCTACACCATGGCTCACGTGCGCAAGCATATGGTTG CCCATACCAAGGACATGCCCTTCACCTGTGAGACCTGTGGGAAGTCCTTCAAGCGCAGCATGTCTCTCAAGGTGCACTCGCTGCAGCACTCTGGCGAGAAGCCCTTCAGATGTGAG aACTGCAACGAGCGCTTCCAGTACAAGTACCAGCTGCGGTCACACATGAGCATCCACATTGGCCACAAACAGTTCATGTGCCAGTGGTGCGGCAAGGACTTCAACATGAAGCAGTACTTCGACGAGCACATGAAAACTCACACAG GGGAGAAGCCGTACATCTGCGAGATCTGCGGCAAGAGCTTCACCAGCCGGCCCAACATGAAGCGGCACCGACGCACGCACACCGGCGAGAAGCCCTACCCCTGCGACGTGTGCGGCCAGCGCTTCCGCTTCTCCAACATGCTCAAGGCGCACAAGGAGAAGTGCTTCCGCGTCAGCCTCCCGCTGGACGGCCCGGCCCCCGCCGCCCCTGCCGCCGCCCTGCCCCTGCTTCCCGGCCCGgcgcccgcccccgcccccgccccgccgccgcacctgccgccgccgcccccgctcTTCCCCGCGGGCGGGAGGCTGGGCGCAGACCACTAG